The genomic DNA CTTGCTAGGCAATGATACAGATTTATACAGTATCAATACTACAAATCCAGCACTCCTGGATCTACTGGCAGATATTCCAACATCTCAAGCAACAGACTCTGTTGTTCTGAAGAAGTCAGAGCCACCCATGTCTAAAAGCTCAAAGGCTTTGGCTAAGAAGGACACCAGCAGTGTGGACCTTGACTCATATTAGATCTATACAGAGATATAACAATATATTACATTTTTATTTCCATTTGTTAACAACCTGTGTTAAAAACATCATGTTACAAACATGTGAAAGCTCTCATTCAAAGAGCATATTTCCAACTCTGCCAACAAAGCCAAGGCAGTCATAGCTGGTTTAAACATGCTAGCCAACACACAGCATGGTCTGACCATCAAGCATGCGCGCATCCTATACCTTACCCGTGTCATCCCAATCCTCACAAATGGATCCCCTCTGTGGTTTCTGGGGCGCAGGCAGAAGTCATTGCTTGAACCACTTAGGAAGGTCCAGAACCAAGGATTGAGATGGCTCCTTGGAGCCTTCAAGACCACACCTATCTCCTGTCTTGAACACCTAGCTTCTATCCCACCTTTGCACATCACATGCAAAAAGCTTGTCATGAATTACTTGGCTAAACTAAGAACCATCCCCAAACTGTCTGAGGTTGCTAAATGGCTCCCTACATCATGGGACACGCATACACACACCCTTAATAGCAACAGATGCAACAACTCCAAAAGCCTACAGTCACCCATCCATTTCATTGCATCACATAGCAACCCACAGATAGAGTTTGTCTCCCCATACCTCAATCACCTGTCAAACCCATCCATACTGTTCCCAGatcaaatcaaaatcaaggatACCACCAATGGCCTCAAATGCAACATATACTGCAACAAAATCCTATCCAAAATCAGCATACTCAAAGAATGCCATGCCAGCATTCTTGGCTACTCAGATGGGCATGCGGCAGTGTCCAATGGCATTTGGAAAGTTGGCGTTGGCTACATTATACATGCTGAAAAAAGGACTCTGTTGTTGTTGGTTGGTATTGGACTGCAAGCAAACATCTACAATGCAGAAATGCTGGGCATATTGCTAGCATTCATGAAAGCAAAACAAATAGCTGAAAATCAAGGTTATTGCAAGATTTGTATATACTGCAACAACCAGTCTGCTGTAAAACACTGTGGAAAGTATGGGCACTGGACATAGGCGCTGAGGACCCTTGAGCGCTGACCACCAGCTGAGAAGACGCTTGAGGGCTCTCCAAAGTGCTGTTGTGATTGGCGTCAGCACTCAAGAGCGTCTTGGGTGCGTTCTTGACCTGATCAAAACGCCTTTGACGCTGCCAGATCCCAAGTTCAGTGTCTGGGCGCCTTTCTTATAGAGTAGCAAACAAATCACACAAAATCATACCATGATGTAAATACATAAGAAAATGAAATTAACAAAAACAGCCAACTAGGATAGGTGGAAACGCAAGTGAAAGCTATGCACAATCATTGTTGTCATCTAGAAATTGAGTGCAGATTCCACTTTGATTCCAATCAACTATTGCCCAGCTATTCCTGCATTGTACTTGCCCAATCATGGCTTCAACTGTCTCAAGATGTACCATAGGGGGGTTAGCATGTGTTCATAAGTTACCATGGGAGTATCAGGGTGTGTTGCATCCATTCCATGGGTATTGCATGGCTGAATGAATGCCAATAAATAAGGCTTGCAAGTGCCATTGCTAAATAGCAGTCAGTTGCTGAAGCACAATCAAGCCAGCAGTACTCACCCCTCTGTATACACAACATAGTAAATATCAAGGAGCCAaccatactgattttcacgGACTGGTTGATTGTGCTGGTTCCAGAAAGCGGAATTTGCATTGGGTAGTAATGTGTACTAATTCAAAGGGGAAGGAATGAAACAAGATCTTTACAGTGAAGCCAGAATATATAGTTGCCTTACCTGCACAAATGAATTGTTGCATGCCCCTGGATCACCATCTATCAATTTGGCCATACAAATTCAATCACCATTGCCCAACATGCAAAACCATCCATACCAAACCAGTGAGTTACAGTCAATGCAAGACCAAAGATACTGTGCGTTATTAGACCAATAAACAATACCAAAGTACTTGGTGAGTTGGTTGTATAATGACTTGGTCATGGCTACCTTCTTAATGACTGGCATTCCAAGAATAAGTGATGGAACTAAGAATTGGTGTTAGTATGAGTCTGGGGAGCATTGTGCCTGGGTTAAACATACATTCAGGATAGATTGTATCTTTTGAGGATATCTCTGTCCTATTGTCAGCCCAACGCTTGGGAACGGAAGTGTGCGTAAGCGTGGGAAGGTTGTGAATCATTGAAACTATTTGCATTTGCATACAGCGCTGAATATAGTTGTTGATATTTTTGTACAGTTGAACTCAATTCTTTACAGCAGGTAAAAGGTAGCCACAAAATTGTTCCATTACAAACACCCAGGATGCCCAGAGAGGGCCAGTTTGCCAAATGTAGGATGGGATATGAAGGATTGCATGGATGGTTAAGGGGCAGACAGGCAGACAATCAGCCAAGTATTGATAGTAATACCTGTAACGTAAATGTATACATATAAGTTCAGAATTGTGAGGATGTAATACATACTTCTTGTATTGGGTCACCCAGAGTTTAACCATTTTATCCAAATGTTCAACATCATCAGAAGTGAGCTTGAACTTGAGGCACATTGTGACAATCTCATGCAGGAGGAGCATATGCCTATATAAACAGGGGTGTCAGCATTCTGCATCTTGAGTTCAGAACTGCCAAAGGCCAATGTATTGTTACTTGTAATACCAGACAGGCAACCAATCCTTGAGCACAATTGGTGCAATATACTGAATCCAGAACAAATATGCCTCAGCTTTGTACAAGTGTCCGTCTTGAGCAATGTTGGGAAGTGTGCCAACATAGCTGTATGGCATATATTGAATACAGCTAGCGGTTTCCAATCCAATAACCGCAAAAATTGCTGGGAGGAGCTTGTAGTTCCTGGTACCTTGATCCAAACCTTTGAACTTCCCAGTCCAGTGCAGGAGCATATTTGGAACCATATTTTTGAAAAGTAAATGCATGATGTTGTAAGGAGCACAGGAGGCAAGATCAAAGGACTTGAGGAACAAGAATATAGGCTGACTGTTAACTCCATAATGCTGGGCAAGGTTGTTATGTGCTGTCTGTGTATGGGCAGCGTCAGGTTCACCATAATGGGCCAGAAATCCTTTATGCAAGTGCATTGGTAGGTTTTTGCAATCCCACTTGGCTTCAAGACCTGGGTGGGTGAGAGGGAGATAATGAACAGAAACTCTGGGGTAAGAAAAGAGGCATCCCTTGATTTAACAAGTACAGCATGGGGAAAATGCATTGTGTCCTTTCAAGAGTAATAGTTTGCTGACTGCTGGAATATTGCCAAAAATATGGATAAAAAAAGCTTGCAAGGAAAATATATAGCTCTCCTGCAGGTGAGAGCCCAGTGTGCTCTATGCCTTGTTCAAGTTCAAGCAATTCATCCAAGAGTGGGACAAGGAACAAATTGAGATCCTTGCACTGCCATGGTCCAGGAATTACACCAGCGCAAATTACATTATCCAGGCAAGTgcaaatttttgggctgagATTATTGTTAATCAGAATGATTGGCCACGCAGTTGAGAGCCCCTGTCTTTGTTGCTTGAAGAGTGTGAACCCATTGGTTGATAGGCTTAATGCAATGTCCTCAGGGTTATCAAAAAA from Rhizoctonia solani chromosome 16, complete sequence includes the following:
- a CDS encoding RNA-directed DNA polymerase from mobile element jockey — protein: MLANTQHGLTIKHARILYLTRVIPILTNGSPLWFLGRRQKSLLEPLRKVQNQGLRWLLGAFKTTPISCLEHLASIPPLHITCKKLVMNYLAKLRTIPKLSEVAKWLPTSWDTHTHTLNSNRCNNSKSLQSPIHFIASHSNPQIEFVSPYLNHLSNPSILFPDQIKIKDTTNGLKCNIYCNKILSKISILKECHASILGYSDGHAAVSNGIWKVGVGYIIHAEKRTLLLLVGIGLQANIYNAEMLGILLAFMKAKQIAENQGYCKICIYCNNQSAVKHCGKYGHWT